A genomic window from Gossypium hirsutum isolate 1008001.06 chromosome D10, Gossypium_hirsutum_v2.1, whole genome shotgun sequence includes:
- the LOC107914861 gene encoding uncharacterized protein, whose product MTKTRIQNLNIRYYTPSPPNPILNLIHMDRGISLDDDMSVHLQINELRKLSETCGSNTIFEPQSSCEARECNAESVPSAPVLRAPEKKLTLFALRLSIFEKSATGLGTLGFIWATVVLLGGFAITLDKTDFWFITIILLIEGTRIFSRSHELEWQHQATWSITDAGISSFRALRSSSHILIKAVKQTFNPLSLIRKPSHNTREVTKVDHLHVGKWNHSRTPTRTWISSDVPLLPYGKWVFLSRNISKVLYWLQLLSATACVVLSSTRLVNHNYGEVQKGDSDKRNRQSAMNIFYALALAEALLFLTEKAYWEWKVIYCKLLEEVNKECELGPSGMVSIKRFFYDAYSRCVNGSIFDGLKMDMVTFAIDLLASSSPDEQLIGARILRQFAISARYSDDTLQKIGVNLSVVERLVEMLNWKDPQEEEIRRSAAEILSKLAGKRQNCLRVAGIPGAMESISSLLQTNRSSGDGADEIGEKNLILDHANYSFWTFNHLGLLILKKLACDHDNCGKIGNTRGLLPKIIDFTHAGEKLLRDKNVAPSQILTVKRSLQLVQLLASTTGATGKHLRKEISEVVFTISNIRDILRHGEKHPTLQKLSIEILTNLALEEEARERIGGTGGVLKELFTIFLNQGMPEHQNQVRRSAGEALAMLALESRANCHRILRLQVLERLIAALEFPMLRVTAARILRNLCTYRGSDCFYLLKGVIAAAPTVLKAIMSEENKLQEVMVGLAAQVFKHMTSNESSIMFERAGIKEEELAKALVQILEKYRHPSAKVPRIRRFTIELAIWMMHDNVKNVYIFKDLGMEKELEGVLETTAELESFNIFSGSVGLSRHNTTIHSLVETALNMLKDQ is encoded by the exons ATGACAAAGACGAGAATTCAAAACCTGAATATCAGATATTATACTCCTTCCCCTCCAAATCCAATCTTGAACCTTATCCATATGGATCGTGGAATTTCTTTGGATGATGATATGAGTGTCCATTTGCAGATTAATGAGCTTCGGAAGCTTAGCGAGACTTGTGGCTCAAACACCATTTTTGAACCCCAGAGTAGCTGTGAGGCTAGAGAATGTAATGCAGAATCCGTGCCTTCAGCACCAGTGCTTCGAGCACCCGAAAAGAAACTAACTCTCTTCGCTCTTAGGCTTTCCATCTTCGAGAAGTCAGCTACTGGCCTCGGAACTCTGGGTTTTATCTGGGCAACAGTAGTTCTCCTAGGTGGTTTTGCTATCACCTTGGATAAAACTGATTTCTGGTTTATCACCATTATTTTGTTAATCGAAGGGACTCGGATATTCAGCCGAAGTCATGAGCTCGAATGGCAGCACCAAGCTACATGGTCCATTACCGATGCCGGTATCAGTAGTTTCCGAGCACTGAGATCCAGCTCACACATACTCATCAAAGCTGTGAAACAAACCTTCAATCCACTTTCCTTGATAAGAAAGCCAAGTCATAACACGAGAGAAGTAACAAAGGTTGATCATTTACATGTTGGAAAATGGAATCATTCAAGAACCCCAACTCGGACATGGATAAGTTCAGATGTCCCTCTTCTTCCTTATGGCAAATGGGTTTTCCTTTCAAGAAATATAAGCAAAGTCCTCTACTGGCTCCAACTCTTGTCTGCAACAGCTTGTGTAGTACTTTCATCCACAAGACTCGTCAACCATAACTATGGGGAGGTACAGAAGGGGGATAGTGATAAAAGGAACCGGCAATCTGCTATGAATATTTTCTATGCCTTGGCCTTGGCAGAAGCTCTCTTGTTTCTGACGGAGAAAGCCTATTGGGAGTGGAAGGTCATATATTGTAAACTTTTGGAGGAAGTGAACAAGGAGTGTGAGCTTGGACCTTCAGGTATGGTCTCCATCAAAAGGTTCTTCTACGATGCTTATTCCAGATGTGTTAATGGAAGCATTTTTGATGGCTTGAAAATGGATATGGTTACTTTTGCTATTGATCTATTGGCTTCCAGTTCCCCTGATGAACAGCTTATTGGAGCTAGAATTCTTCGGCAGTTTGCGATTAGCGCAAGGTACTCCGATGACACCTTGCAAAAGATCGGGGTGAATTTATCGGTGGTTGAAAGATTAGTTGAGATGTTGAACTGGAAAGACCCTCAAGAAGAAGAGATCAGGAGATCAGCTGCAGAGATACTGTCAAAACTTGCTGGTAAGAGGCAAAACTGCCTGCGTGTTGCCGGTATACCAGGCGCAATGGAATCGATATCATCTCTGCTTCAAACAAATAGAAGTTCAGGCGACGGAGCAGATGAAATTGGTGAAAAGAACCTCATTCTTGATCATGCAAATTACAGTTTCTGGACATTCAATCATTTAGGACTTCTCATTCTTAAAAAGCTTGCTTGTGATCATGATAACTGTGGAAAGATCGGCAACACTAGGGGCCTTTTACCTAAAATCATAGATTTTACACATGCTGGAGAAAAGTTGCTGAGGGATAAAAACGTTGCACCATCCCAGATTCTAACAGTTAAACGATCTCTTCAACTGGTGCAACTGCTGGCAAGCACCACTGGTGCCacaggaaaacatctcagaaaggAAATCTCAGAGGTAGTTTTCACCATCAGCAACATTAGAGATattttgagacatggtgaaaagcACCCAACTCTGCAAAAGCTAAGCATAGAGATATTAACCAATCTGGCATTGGAAGAGGAAGCAAGAGAGAGGATTGGTGGAACTGGTGGGGTACTCAAGGAGTTGTTCACTATCTTTCTCAACCAGGGGATGCCAGAGCACCAGAATCAAGTTAGACGCTCAGCAGGAGAAGCGCTCGCCATGTTGGCCTTAGAAAGTAGAGCTAATTGCCACCGCATATTGAGGCTGCAAGTCCTCGAAAGACTTATCGCAGCATTGGAGTTTCCGATGCTTCGTGTGACTGCTGCAAGAATTCTAAGAAACTTGTGCACCTACCGCGGATCAGATTGCTTCTACCTTTTAAAGGGTGTCATAGCAGCAGCACCAACA GTGCTCAAGGCGATTATGTCAGAAGAGAACAAGTTGCAAGAAGTAATGGTAGGACTAGCAGCACAAGTGTTCAAACATATGACTTCTAATGAATCAAGCATCATGTTTGAGAGAGCTGGAATTAAAGAGGAAGAACTAGCCAAAGCGTTGGTCCAGATACTGGAAAAGTACAGACATCCGTCGGCTAAGGTCCCGAGAATAAGGAGGTTCACCATAGAGTTGGCAATTTGGATGATGCATGACAATGTAAAGAATGTCTACATTTTTAAGGATTTGGGAATGGAGAAAGAGCTGGAAGGTGTGTTAGAGACCACAGCAGAGCTGGAGAGCTTCAACATATTCTCCGGCTCTGTTGGCCTTAGCCGGCACAACACAACAATTCACTCACTGGTTGAAACCGCTTTGAACATGCTCAAGGATCAGTAA
- the LOC107914863 gene encoding uncharacterized protein yields the protein MEQLVNFIIRPPRAEYNPESDLLDEEFMLKGKWYQRKDIEVKNGRGDVLRCSHYVPLVSPEGKPLPCVIYCHGNSGCRADASEAAIILLPSNITVFTLDFSGSGLSGGEHVTLGWNEKDDLKAVVDYLRADGNVSLIGLWGRSMGAVTSLMYGAEDPSIAGIVLDSPFSDLVELMLELVDTYKFRLPKFTVKFAIQFMRKSIQKKAKFDITDLNTIKVAKSCFVPALFGHAIGDDFIRPHHSDRIFEAYMGDKNIIKFEGDHNSPRPQFYFDSINIFFHNVLQPPEDEVGATLYDSIHDYFGKGTWAIPEVGFFPDSSTASKATSSTSDAINQVRSKRPMSRTEVPSDIPSEENLPGCQDKDTVDNGSSSSNMISFELSNGHPFDPHVPTTMDDDQYVEYQLDDLTGFPCNVEEEERMFMEAIIESLKDLDMRQPQTEEQAKACADSSESAKKDEINGRDTCSTTEKSSSLPLESTSTQVVHVQVPFETQSTLVINGSNVGLEHASPDTSMSSLGRAFDRSPSTEETVSTSCARTDTSASTQSSSDADMSGSTKATVTVIRNPSNNIMDGLMRRWDLNFFRNSR from the exons ATGGAGCAGCTTGTTAACTTCATAATACGCCCTCCCAG AGCTGAATACAATCCAGAAAGTGATCTTTTGGATGAAGAGTTCATGTTGAAAGGGAAATGGTATCAGAGAAAGGATATAGAG GTTAAAAATGGCAGAGGAGATGTTCTACGGTGTAGTCATTATGTACCGCTGGTTAGTCCTGAAGGGAAACCTCTGCCCTGTGTGATATACTGCCATGGAAACAG TGGCTGCAGGGCTGATGCCAGTGAAGCTGCTATTATTTTGCTGCCTTCAAATATTACCGTTTTCACTCTTGATTTTTCAGGATCTGGGTTATCTGGAGGAGAGCATGTCACCTTGGGTTGGAATGAA AAAGATGATCTGAAAGCTGTAGTTGATTATCTGCGGGCAGATGGAAATGTCTCTTTGATTGGCTTATGGGGCCGCTCAATGGGTGCTGTTACCAG CCTAATGTATGGAGCTGAGGATCCTTCAATTGCGGGAATTGTTCTTGACAGTCCTTTTTCTGACTTGGTCGAGCTGATGTTGGAACTAGTAGATACTTATAAATTCCGTTTGCCCAAGTTCACC GTTAAGTTTGCAATCCAGTTCATGCGAAAATCTATCCAGAAAAAGGCAAAGTTTGACATAACAGACCTGAACACCATCAAG GTGGCGAAATCTTGCTTTGTTCCAGCACTGTTTGGGCACGCTATTGGTGATGATTTTATACGCCCTCATCATTCAGATCGAATATTTGAGGCTTATATG GGTGATAAGAATATTATCAAATTTGAGGGAGACCACAACTCGCCTCGTCCTCAGTTTTACTTTGATTCCATAAATATCTTTTTTCACAATGTCCTGCAACCTCCCGAGGATGAGGTGGGGGCAACACTTTATGATTCAATACATGATTATTTTGGTAAG GGTACTTGGGCCATCCCTGAAGTAGGCTTTTTCCCAGATTCATCAACTGCATCTAAAG CAACTAGCAGCACATCAGATGCCATTAACCAAGTCCGTTCCAAAAGACCTATGAGTCGAACAGAG GTTCCTTCTGATATACCATCTGAAGAAAATCTCCCTGGATGTCAG GATAAAGATACCGTTGATAATGGTTCATCATCATCCAATATGATAAGTTTCGAATTATCCAACGGTCATCCCTTTGACCCACATGTGCCAACAACAATGGATGATGATCAGTACGTAGAATATCAACTGGATGACTTGACAGGCTTCCCATGTAATGTGGAGGAAGAAGAGAGG ATGTTTATGGAAGCCATAATTGAGTCCTTAAAAGACTTAGATATGCGACAACCTCAGACAGAAGAGCAAGCCAAGGCTTGTGCTGATTCTTCAGAGTCtgcaaagaaagatgaaataaatgGCAGGGATACTTGTTCCACCACAGAAAAGTCCAGTTCCTTGCCTCTAGAATCCACTTCCACTCAAGTGGTACATGTTCAGGTACCTTTTGAGACACAATCCACCTTAGTAATCAATGGCTCCAATGTTGGCCTGGAGCATGCATCCCCTGATACTAGCATGTCATCTTTGGGACGTGCATTTGATAGATCTCCGTCAACCGAGGAAACAGTGAGCACATCCTGTGCTCGAACTGATACATCAGCAAGTACCCAAAGTTCATCTGATGCTGACATGTCAGGTAGCACAAAAGCCACTGTAACAGTTATACGGAACCCCTCTAATAACATCATGGATGGTTTGATGCGTCGCTGGGATCTCAACTTCTTTCGAAACAGTCGATGA